Below is a genomic region from Cotesia glomerata isolate CgM1 linkage group LG5, MPM_Cglom_v2.3, whole genome shotgun sequence.
GgtctaatagtttattttatgaaaaaatgaaatcttcAGACGTTGCGgcagtaaaaatgaaaaaaaaaaaaattttcccgtgttatttaaatgggaaaaacTTCAGAATCGATGGaggacctcttaaaattaaaattaagaactcTTTTGGGCAGGCCTTTTGTTTCGACATCTTCTACGATATTTTGAGcggaaagtgaaaaaaaaaaatatccgatTTTTTCGGCAccccctaatatatatattagggtgtgccaaaatgtaagttctgtggagaaccttttaaaattggaattttaagttccacttttaacagcagctgtgtttgggcatttcctgaaaTATTTCAAGTTGAGAGAATTCATTCGATTATTTATAGGATTGTTAACAGCAGATTTAATTAGGCAtttccggccaaattttgaattttcaccgaaAATACctaaactaagcttctgttaaaaaattttatgaaaatcaaatacattttctcacaccaaaatatttcagaaaatgcccaaacgcagcccttgttaaaagcggaactaaaaattccaattttaaaaggttctccacgggagttacattttggcacaccctaatatatatgttaatgatttataaatttaataaaaaattttgttcattacgaatcgatcatgtatacaatttttattacttgtaGTTATTACAAACTCTACTCTTTAAGTAAGTCTAGTAGGTACTCCCcaggaaaaaatgatcagatctgatcagatatgatcaggcatgagtcttcaggtctgatcagatatgaaaaatgaccgggtctgacCAGAACATGCTTGTGAacatgaacagatctgatcagacctgaacagGCCTGgccagatctgatcagacccggtcatttttcatatctgatcagacctgaagactcatgcctgttcatatctgatcatttttcCCCGGGATGCTCGTGCCCGACATTTCTCctgtaaatattgttatatccGGCGTTGCCTCATATAACAAACAGGGTCTCTCCCCTTCGATGAAAAGTACAACGCTTGCACTTTATTACAACGAAAAGTACAACGCTTGCACTTTATTAGTTTCGGCAATCACTCGGACAACACCTCGATGAAGAAATGAGCACACTGTCCACGTTCTGTCAAATTGCAATTTTAGACcaataacaaaattcaacTCCCTTCCGAAAATCACGATCCGGGTGTATAAAAACCACCAAACACCACGGATCAAATGTTCActcttttattaaagaatacgAAGGAAGGTATCTTCGTAGAACCCGTGTGGGTCCTTATACCGCGTTACGTATAAGGCAGTATACAGCACTCGGTCGCGTATACAAAATCTAAATTCATCTCAACCTTTAATCTCATCTTCTACGAACCACGACAGTGTGCTTTTCGAGCAGAATCGAGGGCCCCGTGGCCGTAGTGATATCAAAATTATAACCTTTCGTCCTATTATCTGTTAACGGCGGATCTTAGTGTCTGTCAGAGTCGTTACTCTGTTTACGaactcaattttaataaacattctATCTGTCAAAACATAGAAATAAGTGATAGTTCATAAGTGAATTAGTGTACATTGAGTGCGTCTCGCCCATAGGGcgaataattgaataaatcatAAAGACCAGAACTTCTTGTTTCACTTTATTCTAAATTAAGATCCTGAACCTCTTCGAGTACACTGATCTACATCACGAGAGAAAGAGGAGAATCCAACCCAGGATCAACCGATCGACCAATTCAATTCGAATCAACTGGAAAAATCATAAAGGACAACTGTGAGTTCAGTATTTGATATCGACTTCCCTTTCAATTCGCCGTTGGAATTCCTGGTTACCGGGAGGCGTTCGAAATccacaacaaaaataaaactcttgtAGCTTGCCTACAAGAGAAAATCTATCTAAAAACGTGTCCGAGCCTCCTCAAGGCCCACACtaccaataattatttaattataattaattcggacataacaatattataaaatatgataattaaattgtcataaaaattataaaacagtgtttatgaaatttttagtaataacattgttttattatcgtataatattatttatcaacatATCGTAATATATGGTAACATAcatgaagtttttttaatatatatatatttttctgaacacaaatagaaattttgatatatttatttagcattttgatatattactTCTTCTATTCTTACTTCTTATCAAATAATGCTGATTAAGTATTGCTTACCTTTGAATTCTTACACCTTAactcttttaaattaataattagaaaatatgaataaaaataagatatttaaatagtaatatCACTTTCttattgtacttttttttatatcattatttttttttataaaatcatttttatttttactgctAATCTTCGGATTGTTCTTTAAACTTGaatctaaatatttaaaaaaatattaaaaaaaaagagttcaCTGAATTTTGTCCAAGATTGAAAATGATATAAGATGattaatctttataattttaaatcattaatgatttttaagtgttttaaattaaataaagtattaaatataatctAAACTAATTATACGTCGAAGGaaagtatttataaaactaattataattaaaaattatacttaaaaatgaCAGTAGAATCttgttttggccagttttttgTGGCTGCATAGCGAATAGCAAAATCtgcaaatcaaaaaattaacatatgtACGCACAGAGAAAAGATCCTTTAAAATCTACAGATAATCTATAAATTTGACAgttctataaaatttacagaagtctttttcttctttgcGTGCATGCAGAAAATCTAATTAATAGATAAGAATCACTCACCAAGAATAACATCTTTGCCCCGCTTATTAAGCGGTCTAATTGCAAAATCTGATTTTGTGTCTTTACCACGAGGAGCCTGTCCCGTTAAGGTGCACTTTATAAGAGACTCATGGGTAAAAACCCCTTCTATCAATCTCCTTGCTATATGTGTTGCTTTCTTAGAAGCTCCTGTTGCTGAATCATAAATTACATTTCTACAATAAACACTGTTGCCGATGTTCGTCAtctataaaattgaaaaactaattatcaatttattcttttaaagtaagtttgaaaaatgttgaaagagcggaaaagcggggatcaggtttaggtctggatatctcaattaaaacgcgtaaataattatcaaaattaacactataaatttatttacactaaatacaagttatatttaatatgttaaatagcggattgtttaaataaaagcggatttataaTACACAGCGTGGTTAGCACAAGCGAtaccggttgacacgtgggtgAACACTCTGCCGGCACTgtaaaagcggtgaaataaatgcacaaataacacaatttatctgtaacaaattagagcgaattattagcggttaatttaagcaatttaaattataaaaatagcgaaatgaggttaattaacaataagcgaaagtaaagcggAATTAATGGCGACTCGTTGCAACGAAAGCGTGGAaacgaaagataataataataatgcgtcttcttcctcatcgacttggggaagaaggctgaTTGCGCATTTCagcggagcgatcagccaatcacACCACCGAGACATGGCGTGATCAGTCAAGCTAAGCATTCATAGGCGGTTAGTTTTTGCGAGAACTAGCGGTCGACAGGTGCGGCTCGTGaaattgggagtcccccaggggcgagttaatcgctactgggccttgttcaccgaacattCTCCCCCGGGTTGGCGGCTGCGTCGACAAGATCATCTTCTTCATGCGTTAGCGGCAGGACACAGAGCTTTGTAATTGGACGTATCAGCTCTGTGTTAACTGTCTTAACAGTTACCACGCGGATTTGTCCATCTTCACCTGGATGGACAGCAATTACTTTGGCTAATGGCCACTTGGTTGGCGGGAGATCCTCAGTGGTGATCAGTACTACTGAACCCACCTTGATCTGGTTGCGTCGATGATGCCACTTTGAAAAGGCCTGGTAGCGGTGGATGCAGTCCTGGTAGTAGCATTTCCAGAAATGTTGAACCATTTGCTGGACTTGTTCCCAGTGCGAGAGCCGAGCAGGTTGTAAATCTGTCAGCGATGGATCTGGGATAGCGGTCAGTGACTGTCCGATTAACAAGTGACCTGGAGTCAGTACAGCCAGGTCAGCAGGATCTTCATTCAGCGGTGTGAGCGGTCTGGAATTCAATATGGCTTTAATTTGAGCCAGTAGCGTTGAATATTGCTCAAGCGTCAACAGCGAGTCTCCGATTGTTCTTCGAAGGtgaaatttgatagatttcaCAGCGGCTTCCCATTTTCCTCCAAAATGTGGAGCTCCAGGCGGATTGAATTTCCAGTTCGTGCCATCTTGAGCGATCAAGGTTGATAATTCTCGTAATGTGCGGGATCCTGCAGCGAATAGTCGTTTCAGCTCTTTATCTGCTCCTACAAAATTGGTTCCACAGTCTGAATATAGCGTGTGGCAGATACCTCGGCGCTTAGTGAAGCGGCGATGAAAGCGGCAGCGGTGTAGTCAGTTACTAGCTCTAAATGTACAGCTGAACTGAACATGCATACAAAGACTGCAATCCAGCCTTTGTATGTTTTTGCTCCACGTCCTTGAAACGTTTTCAGCGTGATAGGTCCAGCGTAGTCGAGTCCTGTATGCAAGAATGCTCGAGTTGGCTGTACTCGTGCGGCGGGTAGTTGACCCATCAACTGTTGAGCGCGTTCTCCACGATGTCTCGTGCAGATAACGCagcgtaaaataaatgatctgACTGGGACACGGCCTCCAATGATCCAGACACTCTTGCGTAAGTCAGCGAGCATAAGCTGAGTACCTCCGTGAAGCATTTTGCGGTGCGAATCATCaatcaaaattgatgtaagCGGTGATTGTCGCGGTAGAATCACTGGATGCCTCTCTTCTGGGTCCAGCAATGCGTTTTTCAAGCGGCCACCGACTCTCAGGACCCCCTGATGGTCAATGAACGGAGTCAGCTTAGTGATGCTGTTATTTTTAGGCAGACCATCACCATCTTGTAGCGTGTGAATCTCTCTAGCGAAGTATTGTCCTTGAGTGAACTTTATCAAGGTCAATTTAGCGCGCTCCAGGTCTGATGGAGTAAGCGGGTAGGCCAGTGAAGATTGTGGAACTCTTTTGAAGCGGTCGATGGTACGATGCCAGATGCTGAGTTTCCGTAGCAATGGAAACAGCTGCGTGTAATGTGACAGTAATTGTTGGAGCAGGCAATTTTCTGCTTTCCAAGTTACTAGTGTCAGACCTTGGCGTTCTTCTCGATGCGTTGCGTTGTGGGTTGGAGGCTCCAGAGTGGGCCAAGAGGATTCTGGTTCATGAAGCCAAGTTGGTCCATGCCACCAGAGAGCGTGTTGTTTCAGTTTTAGCGTAGGTATACCTCTTGAAGCGCAGTCATGGGTTCTGTTTTCCTGCAATAAATTTCCAGGAGACATCTCGAAGCGTTTCTTGGATTTTTCCCACTCTATTGCGGACGAATGTCTTCCAGCGGATTGCTGGACTTTTAATCCATGCAAGAGTCACGGCGGAGTCAGTCCAGAGATTGATCCTGACATTTTCAAGCGACTGAACTTCTTTGACATGAAGTATCAGTTGTGTGAGCAACCATGTGGCAGATAATTCCAAGCGTGGGATTGTCATGGTCTTCAGCGGTGCTACTTGGCGTTTTTGAACACAAAAGTGAGACCTTTTTGTTCCCATCAGCGTCAGTGACTCTCGAATAAACAGCGGCAGCCATAGCGTTTTGCGAAGCGTCTGAGAACCCGTGCAATTCCATAGTTGCTCCAGGTGCTATATTATTCCAGCGTGGAATGCGGATGGATTCGATGTTTCGAAGATCCTCGCGGTATCCAGTCCATTTGTGAATGAGTGATGGTGACAATTGTTCATCCCATGACACTCTATCTAGCCACAGATCTTGCATAAAGATCTTGGCTTTGACGACTATTGGTGCGAGA
It encodes:
- the LOC123265223 gene encoding uncharacterized protein LOC123265223 is translated as MTNIGNSVYCRNVIYDSATGASKKATHIARRLIEGVFTHESLIKCTLTGQAPRGKDTKSDFAIRPLNKRGKDVILDFAIRYAATKNWPKQDSTVIFKYNF
- the LOC123266000 gene encoding uncharacterized protein LOC123266000 — its product is MSPGNLLQENRTHDCASRGIPTLKLKQHALWWHGPTWLHEPESSWPTLEPPTHNATHREERQGLTLVTWKAENCLLQQLLSHYTQLFPLLRKLSIWHRTIDRFKRVPQSSLAYPLTPSDLERAKLTLIKFTQGQYFAREIHTLQDGDGLPKNNSITKLTPFIDHQGVLRVGGRLKNALLDPEERHPVILPRQSPLTSILIDDSHRKMLHGGTQLMLADLRKSVWIIGGRVPVRSFILRCVICTRHRGERAQQLMGQLPAARVQPTRAFLHTGLDYAGPITLKTFQGRGAKTYKGWIAVFVCMFRADKELKRLFAAGSRTLRELSTLIAQDGTNWKFNPPGAPHFGGKWEAAVKSIKFHLRRTIGDSLLTLEQYSTLLAQIKAILNSRPLTPLNEDPADLAVLTPGHLLIGQSLTAIPDPSLTDLQPARLSHWEQVQQMVQHFWKCYYQDCIHRYQAFSKWHHRRNQIKVGSVVLITTEDLPPTKWPLAKVIAVHPGEDGQIRVVTVKTVNTELIRPITKLCVLPLTHEEDDLVDAAANPGENVR